The Medicago truncatula cultivar Jemalong A17 chromosome 7, MtrunA17r5.0-ANR, whole genome shotgun sequence genome includes the window ctacatttttttagaaagattattcctaaaaaaattaataaatatattattatatataaatggtAACTTAGTCATATCGTGATAGTGATAAACAAGACGATGACATTAGTTACACTAtccatttttcttctatttttttttttagatagacgaaatgacacaGTCATtgtaaactcacacacataagtgaagatactggagttcgaaccccgatcatgcatccgacctaacaatttcgacattttaccCGTTGATTTAGAACTTGTGGATACGGGTAAATTATACAAATGGAGGGAGGAGTATATTATATACTAATCGACTCTAAGTCTCCACCCACCCCGTGAAATTAGGCCCCAATATATATAAAAGCAAATCTTAGTCAGTCGTGAACAACCAAGAGAATCAAGCAAGCGAGTATGGGCTGCGAAAATAATGGTAAAGGAGGGCATGAAAACAAAAAACGAAAGTTTGATGAAATGGAGAATTCAACAATTTACAATGAGATGCACAAATCAGAATCAAGTCCCTCCACACCCAAGTCTCCGCACGGTGAAGGAGGAAGCAAAATCTCCTGTGTTACAGATCTTGGATCCACAGCAAGTGAGTTGAAATTATGATTCATAACATAACAATTGAAAAATGTTCCTAAGTAATTTTATCTCCAATCAATCCTAAATTTTTGTTATTCATTCAAGCGACCACCTTTGCATAGATATATGTAATTATGAACTAAGTAACTTGTAAAGtgttgtgtattttttatttttttaaactttattgAAGTTAATATCATTTGAATGCTAACTTCAACAAATGGATCTATCTTTCAAATGCTAACTAGTGCCTTCAAGACACTAAGAaaaccaatataaaaaaattgtatttgaaaTTCTGAAAAAGTGaagtatttaactttttgaaagtaaaaaatttgttgcttttaatgaaatttttctatttttatcatttttaactaGTGTTCAGGGTGCTAGTTAACATCATCGTtaaatatataatgaaaataacctATATGCAGAGGCATTGAACTACGATTCGTCAAAGAGAAATGTGGCACTTCGGGTAAATCTTGAGGTGAAGGATGGAGAGTACAATCTGAAGCTCACAAGTGTTCCCATTGAAAACACAAAGACAGAGAATGCACACACATCAGCTATGTTAATGTCTCAAGGAGAGCTTCTTCGCAAACTTGGAGAGAAATTACTTTCACAATTAGGATTGTCCTATGAATCTGAGATTTATAGAAGTTTGAACTTGCCATTGCCAAACTAAACTAGCTCCctgttttatttcaattctcTGCGTTTCAGTTGAGTGACTTTGAGGACTTTGGTGATTTTGTCTTTATCACTCTCCTAACCGATCATCTCTTTCGTTaaaattcatttatcaattAAATACGTTCAAGTCATGAATGTCGCTCAAACTCGATGTCACCAAGTATTTTGGCTGATTTTGAggtttcaaaaatgtttgttagGAAGTATCTTGCTTCTACTGA containing:
- the LOC11410640 gene encoding uncharacterized protein — translated: MGCENNGKGGHENKKRKFDEMENSTIYNEMHKSESSPSTPKSPHGEGGSKISCVTDLGSTAKALNYDSSKRNVALRVNLEVKDGEYNLKLTSVPIENTKTENAHTSAMLMSQGELLRKLGEKLLSQLGLSYESEIYRSLNLPLPN